The nucleotide sequence GGGTTGGTAGTCAGATCATATATCGATAGTACATATGTCCACGTAACACACATACACGTGTACACACCCATAGTActgcatatataaatatataatgcgTTTGTATATAAACAAGGGTTACAAAAAAGACTGAGATGGCCGAAACATGCATTGTCGGATTAATACGAGCATGATTTCACATTCATATTTTAGTTAGGACATCATTTGAGAGAACTGGTATGAGTTGTTTGACTTTGACCGGCGCCTGGCATAAATGGGAGAAACAATGATAATACTGAAGATTAACAATGACGTCCAAGTTCAATTCTCATGCAAAAATCTGTTCAGGGTCGTGCAAAAAATTATTAAGATTATTTTCCAATTACTCctttttcaggttataagacattttgattttaatcaaagtcaagttgttttaagtttaatcaagcttgtagaaaaaaagtagtaatattttcaacccaagaaaaatttatttttattattgatttgataaaactaatcTAGTATtacaaatattactatatttaccTATAagcttagttaaatttgaaacagtttgattttgaccaaagtcaaaacttCTTGTAAACTATGGAGGGTGTAGCATTTAGTCAGGCCAAaaagatactacctccgtcccaaaataagtgcagtcgtcgaaatccgtgtccaacgtttgaccatccgtcttatttgaaaaatttatgaaaaattttaaaaaaattagtcacacataaagtactattcatcttttatcatctaataacaataaaaatagtaatcataaaaaaatttcaaataagacgaacggtcaaacgttgaagaTGAATAatgcaaaactacacttattttgggacggaggtagtaaaaaGCATCTTCTGCCATCCTGCCATATGTTGTCCACAGCATGAATCGATCAGACATTGTAGTACACAATTTACACTTTCATTATGGGAACAGCACTCTTCAGTGATCTTTAGTGGAGTCCTGCACGCCTGCCTGCTGCCTCTTCCTCAAACTAAAAGAGCCAAGAACACACTTCAGCTCGAAAAAGAAATACTAAACATTGCTATCCATATCACCTCTGAAAGTAAGTTCACCCCAACAGCAAAATGTACATCGATGGACCCCTCCTACCATCATTATATTACACCCGGATTCTTTGGGCCCTCCAAAGTGTAGGGATAAACAGCATCATCTCACCAAATGATCAGGAGATCGATGAATGTAGTGTCACACTGCCCATGGAATGTCTCTGCATTAGTCAAGTTGACTCACCAACTGATCATCTCTGAAGATTGCAAGCTAGCTATGGCTTAGCTGCATATATGAAAGCTAGAAAAATAGTGATCTTAACACTACCAAACCACTTCAGAGCAACTAACAGCTGACAGATCAGTCAGTCATGGAgcaaattgattaattaattatcaaaAGCAAAGCAAAGATTAGCTATAGCTAGGATCCTTTTGCAATGATCGACTTGCCACCAATCAgtggcctgctgctgctgccttctTGTCCCTGCATTACCTGATGCTGTCCCTACACCCCTTGTAGTGGAGCTCCCTAGGTGTGCTTATGAATTTTAGTATGATTGAGGCTCTTTGAGGTTGTTTTCGCTTTTCAGTGGACACCAGCAGGCAGATGAATTCTGTGGTGATACTCCGCCGGCCGGCGCAGCCGTGTGGTCGTGTCGATCCGGCGCGGCCCGCGAGACCATGCACTCGACGATCGCCGGCCCGCCCCGGGCCCGGTCGGGCCCTTGTATGCTCAAGAATTTAAGGATAAGCACTTGGCTAGAGTTTGATGTGCTGATATTGCCCAGAGCATGTTATGGTTGCAGATGAAGTTAGTCCCTTTTGTCAGGATGAAGGTGCCTGCCCTGGTGCTGCATGAATTAACACTTCGTAGGTCAAATCCAGGCACATTCCAATTCATGCATAAAAGGGTGCATTTCAAGTGCAAGGAAATGATTTCAACCGTTTTGCTTTCTCTCATCTTATGATGGTATCATGACACAAAGATTGGTGGTAGCACCTTCTCCATCAAGCATGATTTCTCAACTATACAGGTCAACAGAAATACAGCATTAGATGGTAAATATTGCCTAGTTTTGTTGTTTTTGGTTCCAGATCAAATAGAGATTGTTAATATATGGCCATTCCCAATTTTTTGGAATGGTTGAATTTGGCTATAAACCAATCAAACTCGAAGTAGTCTACAAACAAGAAACTGAGATAACATGAGACTTTTTATGCTACAAGGGCTAGCTGTTGTGTCGTTAACCATAAATAAATTACcgtaatttggaaccatgccattataattttgcaaagtttgagatatgccatcggtatctcaatgacatgtaggacccacgtgacatgtaggacccacgtgAGTCAATGACACGTGGGTCAgtatggcatatctcaaattttacaaaattataatagcatggttccattttttttccaaataggTGTGAGGCAAGTATGTGTCACAAACAACTTAAACTAGACTAACTAGACAAACAAGATGAAAACACACATTGGATTGAGCACTTGGGCAAGAGatcctccttcttcttcttgttattGCAAACGTAGTGAGATTCGACATTGCAAACATAACAAAATTTctgtattaaaaaaaacagcCGCTAAATTCCACAAGGAAGCAATGCAAACATGCCGGCCATGGCTTACAATGATTTGGCCGAACAATCTACGTCTCGTCTCGTCACGGCCCAATCCACGATGAGTCGGCCCGTTAAGGCCTACTCTCACGAGATCGGACCAAGAATAGCTTTTGGCCCATCACAGCCCAAGCGTATGCGTTTGTGTAGTGCCATTGTACTGTCAGGCTCAGGCAAGTGTGCCAATTAATGGACTCCAATTAACCTAACCATTTCTACACTGATACTAGGTAGAACTACAAGCTGTAACTTAACACAGTAACCATTAGTTATTGGCCCAGACGCCAAGCTTGCATGGGTGACTTGAGCTGCTCTGAAAGTCTGCCTCTACTTCAACGTCGCACAGCTATGTGCTACGCATGCAACAAAACGCCTCCTGCGAAACCAATGCCAAATCAAAGCATTGCCTCCAAAGTCATTTGGCAAGAGACAAATCACCTCAATTTTGGCCGAATTGATGCATTCCATCGCAGCATTGCACACTCAGAAAtatattcttttctttctgGAAAAATTCTCTCCAGTAGAAGAacccttctgttttttttcccctcgcAATAAGAAaacgatttctttttttttttttggttatgcAGCAACTATAAAATGGAGTTACACACCAATGGAGCAATGCAGGCTAGCTAGAAGGCTAACACAacaatgcagcagcagcagcgcagcCGTGAGATGGCCAGGGCCGGCGAGccagccgccgcccaccgccaccgcgccgagagggccgccgccggcgagccggccACCCGAACTCACCGGACAGAGAGAGCCGGCGAGCCTgccgcggccaccaccaccaccaccacccgccggccgccgccgacgacgacggagagGAAGGAGAGCCTGGAGAGCCTCCTGGACGCGACGGACGCCGCCCGTggcggccgtcgcggcggcggcggcgtgaaggcggcggtggccagcAGGCAAGGGCTGGAGTTCAAGAACCTGTCGTACAGCGTGgtgaagaagcagaagaaggaGGGGGTGAAGGTGAAGAAGGAGGTGTACCTGCTCAACGACATCTCCGGCGAGGCCCCCCGCGGGCAGGTGACGGCGATCCTCGGCCCCAGCGGCGCCGGCAAGTCCACCTTCCTCGACGCCCTCGCCGGCCGGATCGCCAAGGGCAGCCTCGAGGGCTCCGTCCGCATCGACGGCCGAGCTGTAAGATGAATCGATGATCATCAAACACCCATAAAATTAacctacttcctctgtttccgTTTCATGTTAcaagatgttttaactttggttaaaaccaaactactttaaatttaactaagtttaaagaaaaaataataacattttcaaccttagacaaatttattatgaaaatatatttaattattgatttaatgaaactaattcggtattataaatattactatatttgtttataaacttagttaaaaattagtttaactttgacctaAGTCAAATCGTCTTGTAACTTGAAACGAAGAGAGTATACAGTTCTCTCGTTCTTCTGCATAATCAAGTACACAATTAAGATGATCTCTTGTTCTTGTTGTTAATTTAGGTCACGACGAGCTACATGAAGCAGATTTCATCCTACGTGATGCAAGATGATCAGTTGTTCCCGATGCTGACGGTGCTGGAGACGCTCACTTTCGCAGCTGAAGTGAGGCTGCCCCCATCACTCTCCAGAGCTGAGAAGCTCAAGCGAGTCTGGGAGCTCATCGATCAGCTTGGTTTGCAGGTAAGTCAATCAAATTAATCCGATAGAGCAGTTTTCCGATACTTGAGAATGTACCAGGTCCAATTTAATACCgagagataccaaattttacattaaaaaaatacgGTATCCTTAGAACCGTAAAAATCTCTCTAATCTGACCATTAAACAAATAATATCGACAGAATTGTAGCTGGTTATACTCTACAAGCTAGGTTAGCAGCTTGCTCATTTTTACTGACAATCTGTGTGCCAAATTGCAGACAACGGCTCACACGTACATTGGGGATGAAGGGACCCGAGGAGTCTCCGGTGGGGAACGCCGGAGGGTGTCGATCGGCATAGACATCATCCACAAaccttccctcctcttcctcgacgAGCCGACCTCCGGTCTCGACTCCACCAGCGCGCACAGCGTGGTGGAGAAGGTGAAGGACATCGCCAGAGGAGGGAGCATTGTGCTCATGACGATTCACCAGCCATCTTTCAGGATCCAGATGCTTCTTGACAGGCTTGTCATCCTCGCAAGGTGACAAAACTAtttctccctccgtttcaggttataagatgttttgactttggtcaaagtcaaactgcttcaagtttgattaagtttatagaaaaaatagtaatattttttactcatgataaatttattattaaaatatatttaattattaatttaataaaattattttggtaatataaatattactatattcgtctataaacttggtcaaacttaaaacagtttgactttcaCCAAAGTTAAAACCTTATAGACTGAAACGAAACGAGTTATAGATAGTATTCCAAATTGTTAGTGTctaattttaaaagtttgaccaaatcttgTCTGAATGACCGGAGGAAGTATCTGCCTAGGTCTAGAATTGTCTTTTGCTTCCAAAATTCCTTTTTTGTTCAATTTAAAAATACTGTCATTGATTCATCCAGGGGAAGGTTGATCTACCTAGGAAGCCCAAGCACACTGCAAACACACCTGGCTGGATTTGGCAGGCCGGTGCCGGATGGTGAGAACAGCATTGAGTATCTCCTGGATGTCATCAAGGAGTACGATGAATCAACATCGGGGCTTGAGCCTCTGGTTGCCTACCAGAGGGACGGCACGAAACCCGACGGCGCCGCGAAAACTCCGGTGCCAAGAACACCGAGAACGCCGCACCAGAAGTCGGTGCAGTTCAGGCAGATCCAACTCAAGAGCAACCAGTTCTCCCTCAACAGCGGCGCCGCCAATGGCAACACCTTCTCCAACTTCGAGTCGTCGTACAatgtcgatggcggcggcgatgacgacgatgaggatTTTGATAATTCGCTCGAGAGGAAGTTGCAGACGCCGATGCACGCCGGCGGTCCAGCTTCGGGGTACCAGCCGAGGCTGGCGTCACAGTTCTACAAGGATTTCTCGGTCTGGGTCTACCATGGCGTCACCGGGAGCACGCCGCACCGGCGGCCGACATGGACACCGGCGAGAACGCCGGTGTCGAGCTTCCAGCGTGGCCGCGCCGTGACAATGACGCCAACGCCGCAGAACAACCCgcagcggcggcctcctccgcctccgtctccaCATGTGCCGGTGTTCAAGCCGGAGGAGCCGACGTACCACGAGTACGAGCTTGACCTGGAGCCGCCGCTGGACGCGCCGGAAGAGGACTACAACGGCGGCCATCGTCCCAAGTTCGCCAACCCGTGGCCGCGGGAGGTGGCGGTGCTGTCGTGGCGCACGGTGCTCAACGTGGTGCGCACGCCGGAGCTGTTCCTCTCTAGGGAGGTGGTGCTCGCGGCGATGGCGGTCATCCTCTCCACCATGTtccgccgcctcggcgccggcgacgtcccGACGGTGAACCGGCTGCTCAACTTCTACATCTTCGCCGTCTG is from Oryza sativa Japonica Group chromosome 9, ASM3414082v1 and encodes:
- the LOC4346998 gene encoding ABC transporter G family member STR, yielding MQQQQRSREMARAGEPAAAHRHRAERAAAGEPATRTHRTERAGEPAAATTTTTTRRPPPTTTERKESLESLLDATDAARGGRRGGGGVKAAVASRQGLEFKNLSYSVVKKQKKEGVKVKKEVYLLNDISGEAPRGQVTAILGPSGAGKSTFLDALAGRIAKGSLEGSVRIDGRAVTTSYMKQISSYVMQDDQLFPMLTVLETLTFAAEVRLPPSLSRAEKLKRVWELIDQLGLQTTAHTYIGDEGTRGVSGGERRRVSIGIDIIHKPSLLFLDEPTSGLDSTSAHSVVEKVKDIARGGSIVLMTIHQPSFRIQMLLDRLVILARGRLIYLGSPSTLQTHLAGFGRPVPDGENSIEYLLDVIKEYDESTSGLEPLVAYQRDGTKPDGAAKTPVPRTPRTPHQKSVQFRQIQLKSNQFSLNSGAANGNTFSNFESSYNVDGGGDDDDEDFDNSLERKLQTPMHAGGPASGYQPRLASQFYKDFSVWVYHGVTGSTPHRRPTWTPARTPVSSFQRGRAVTMTPTPQNNPQRRPPPPPSPHVPVFKPEEPTYHEYELDLEPPLDAPEEDYNGGHRPKFANPWPREVAVLSWRTVLNVVRTPELFLSREVVLAAMAVILSTMFRRLGAGDVPTVNRLLNFYIFAVCLVFFSSNDAVPTFIQERFIFIRERSHNAYRASSYVVASLVVYLPFFAVQGLTFAVITKLMLRMESSLLHFWVILFASLITTNAYVMLVSALVPSYITGYAVVIATTALFFLTCGFFLKRTLIPVGWRWLHYASAIKYPFEALLVSEFKGGRCYAGDRADLSPGPLGGFKPSSLRRELNASDAACPLMGQDVLSTLDITIDSIWVDVAILLAWGVLYRLLFYVVLRFYSKNERK